The sequence below is a genomic window from Mycobacterium spongiae.
TGCTCACTTGACCGCTGAACAGTCGCAAGTTCGGCCGGGTGTATCCGGGCATCAGCTGCTTCCACACCGCATCCAGCGAGTTCGCGGTGGCTACCACACGGCATTGGACGAACGTGTTGGCGTCGGCCCCGGTTCGGCACTGGCTCAGATCGAAGCCAGGCGCCACGTCGCCGCGGGTATCGAGCGGTTGTTGGCTCAATACGCCGCCGGGATCAACACCCAGCAGCATCGCGATCACGACGATCGCTAGTCCGGCCAGACCGCCGCCGACCGCCATGCGGCGGCCGCCCCCGCCGCCCGCGGCCGACCCCGACGTCGACGCCGCACTGGTGTCGATGCGCATTCCCTCGTTGAAGGTCATCGCACGCTCCCCAGATCGATCCGGCCGAGACAGCCTAGCGCGGCGTGGCGGTGGCGAACCGGGTGTCGGTATAGCGGCGCAGGTTGCGCAGGAATCGGCGCAGGCCCAAGTTCAGTAGCGGCCGAAACATGTACATTCCCAGCCGCGCGGGGCCGGCGGGCTTCTGGGCCATCGTCCAAGTCAGTCGGCAGCCGGCAGGGATGACCTCGACCCGGTAGTCCTCGGCGAACGCGGCGACAGCTTGTGTGGAGCATTCATTGAACCGAAACGCCATGTGGGTGCAGGGCTCCCACGCAAGGAACTCCTCATTGCCAACGATGCCACCGCGCATCGCGACCGTGCGGGTGGTGCCGGCATGGTACGGCTCGGGGCTGGTCCAGGTCACCTTGGTGATGACGCTCGCCCAGTGCGGCCAGGCCTCGGCATCAGTGAACACCTCGAACAGCTGCTCGGGCGTGATAGCAAGCTCGATGCTATTGCGAAATACATGTGGCGCTTCACCGGAATCTGGGTCGGTGAAACTCAGGTCGACGCGCTCGCACGGGAACATACTCCTAGACACTAGACACAACCCGGACGCTAGACATCAGGCGCTAGACTGACGATTTCACCTAGCCTGGGCCGTCGCTGGCCGCGGCCAGCAGGGGGACGATGACGTCGCTGATCGGGGTCGCCAGGCCATGGATGCGCGCTTTGCGGACGATCACGCCGTTGCGCAGGTCCCATTCCAGCCGCTGGTGGTTCTCTCGATCCGCCAGGATCGAGGTGCCCATATCCTCCGGGGCCTCCTGGAAGAGGTCGACCATCTCCTCGACGGCGTCATCGCCGAGGCGGGCGCCCTCGGCCCGCGCCACCGCCAGGCATTCGCCGAGGTAGCGCCGCGACAGTGCCGCGATGTCGTCGCGGCGAAACATTCCCGACCGTCGGCCGGATAACGCCATGAAGCCGGCCAGCGCGTTGAGTAGCAGTTTGCGCCACGCCCCGGTGAGGAAGTCGGGATCGCAGTCCACGGTGGCGCCGGCGTCGCGCAACAGCTGGGCGAACTTCTCGGCGGCCGGCCCGGTGGGAACCACCAGTGCGGCTGGGCCGCGCAATCGCACCCACCCTTGGGGCTGTGTCTCCGCCGAATACCACACGATCGCGGGAACCACGGTCGCGGACGGACACAGCGGCTGGACATGTTCGACCTGTTCAACACCGTTTTGCAGGACCGCGACGATGGTGTGGCTGTGGCATAGTCGGGCCAGCCAGCCGCGGGCGTCGTCGATCTGAGTGGCCTTGACCGCTAGCACGAGCACATCGACCGGGCCGGTCACCGCACGTGGGTCGGTGTGCATCGGACCGGGCACCACGATCGGGTCGGCGTCGTCGGGACGCAGCTCGATCGCCGCGTGACGTGGGCGGGGGGTACGGCCGCACAGCAGCACCGAATGCCCGGCCTTATGCAACAGCGCGGCGACCGTGGTTCCGACGGCACCCGGTCCGACTAGGGCAACGGTGGTGGAGATGAACCCGAAGGTACCCTGCGTCGCCGACGCCGGTCCTGGGCCCCTTTACACTGAGCAGTCGATCAAGCCGGTTGGAGGGGAGTGTTTGTGCTGCGCAGCCACGCCGCTGGTGCATTACGGGATCGCGACGCGGGCCAGCAGGTGACCTTGGCCGGATGGGTGGGTCGCCGCCGCGACCACGGCGGCGTGATCTTCATCGATCTGCGGGATTCCTCAGGAGTTGCCCAGGTCGTGTTCCGCGACCCGGCGGTGTTGGCCCAGGCGCACCGGTTGCGGGCGGAGTTTTGCGTCGCTGTGGACGGTGTCGTCGAGATCCGGCCGGAGGGCAACGCCAACCCGGAGATTGCCACCGGCGATATCGAGGTCAACGCCACGTCGCTGACAGTGCTGGGCGACTGCGCGCCACTGCCGTTCCAGCTCGACGAGCCAGCGGGTGAGGAGCTGCGGCTGAAGTATCGCTATCTCGACTTGCGCCGCGACGGTCCCGCCGCAGCAATTCGATTGCGCTCCAAGGTGAATGCGGCCGCGCGCGCGGTGCTGTCCCGACACGACTTCGTCGAGATCGAAACCCCGACGATCACCCGATCGACGCCCGAGGGCGCCCGCGACTTCCTGGTGCCGGCCCGGTTGCACCCGGGCTCGTTCTACGCGTTGCCGCAGAGTCCGCAGCTCTTCAAGCAGTTGTTGATGGTGGCCGGCATGGAGCGCTACTACCAGATCGCGCGCTGCTACCGGGATGAGGACTTTCGTGCCGACCGCCAGCCCGAGTTCACTCAGCTCGACATGGAGATGAGCTTCGTCGGCGCCGAGGACATCATCGCGATCTCCGAGGAGATACTGACCGAGTTGTGGGCGCTGATCGGTTACCGGCTTCCGACTCCGATCCCGCGAATCAGCTATGCCGACGCCATGCGCCGATTCGGCTCGGACAAACCCGACCTGCGGTTCGGGCTGGAGCTTGTCGAATGCGCGGAGTTCTTCAAAGACACCACATTCCGCGTCTTCCAGGCACCGTATGTGGGTGCGGTCGTGATGCCCGGCGGGGCCGCTCAGCCGCGGCGCACGTTGGATGGCTGGCAGGAGTGGGCAAAGCAGCGCGGACATCGGGGACTGGCGTACGTGCTGGTCGGCGACGAAGCCTCTGGGGGCGCGCTCAGTGGCCCGGTAGCCAAGAACCTCAGCGATGCTGAACGCGCCGGTCTAGCCGCGCACGTCGGGGCCAAACCCGGAGACTGCATCTTCTTCTCGGCGGGGCCACCGAAGTCCTCGCGGGCGTTATTGGGCGCCGCCCGCACCGAGATCGCCCGTCGCCTCAACCTGATCGACCCCGATGCCTGGGCGTTCGTCTGGGTGGTGGATCCGCCGCTGTTCGAGCCCGCGGAGGAGGCGACCGCTGCCGGTGACGTCGCCGTCGGCTCGGGGGCGTGGACCGCGGTACACCACGCTTTCACCGCGCCGAAGTCCGAGTGGGAAGGCAGCATCGAATCCGATCCCGGCGGCGTGCTGGCCGACGCCTACGACATCGTCTGCAACGGCCACGAAATCGGCGGCGGCTCGGTTCGTATTCACCGCCGGGACGTTCAGGAACGGGTCTTCGCCGTGATGGGTCTGGACAAGGCCGACGTCGAGGAGAAGTTCGGGTTTCTGTTGGAGGCGTTCACGTTTGGCGCGCCACCGCACGGCGGGATCGCGTTCGGGTGGGACCGGGCCATCGCGCTGCTGGCGGGCATGGAGTCGATCCGTGAGGTCATCGCGTTCCCCAAGACCGGCGGCGGTGTCGACCCGCTCACCGACGCGCCCGCGCCGATCACCGCCCAGCAGCGCAGGGAGTCCGGAATAGACGCCGTGCCTCAAGAGGTTCACCGGGCATGACCCAACAAGTGCCAGACAAGGAAACTATTAAGGGATTCAACCGCGATATCGTCGATGAGTTCCGGACCAACGATGGCAAGGTCGGCGGGCAGTTCGCCAACGCGGATCTGCTGGTGCTCACCGCCACCGGCGCCAAGTCCGGCCAACCCAGGGTGACACCGCTGGCGTACTTCCGCATCGATGGCAAGTTGATCATCATCGGATCGTTCGCCGGGTCCGACGTCGATCCAGCCTGGGTGCACAACTTGCGGGCGAACCCGCAGGCACACGTGGAGGTCGGCACTGACGAGTTCGAGGTGGCCGCGCGCGAACTGCCGTCCGCGGAGCGCGACGAACTCTTTTCGAGAATCACCGCGGCGGCGCCGGGCTTCGCTGACTATCAGGCGCGGACAAACAGGGTGATCCCGCTGTTCGAGCTGCGGCGCGCCTAGCGTTTTCGGGTGGTCAGAATCAGGCGGGTGGTGAGCCGGGCCGGCCACGCCCCCCGGGGGGAGTAAACAGACGTCATGAGCACCTCTTTGCTGACCGCAGCGGCCGACGAGGGGCTGGCGGCGATCCGGCGCCTGCGCGTCGCGTTGTGGCCGATCACCCAGTCGTCGGTCGCTGCTGGCCTCGCCTGGTACCTCACTTATGATTTGCTGGACCACCCACAGCCGTTCTTCGCGCCGATTTCCGCGGTGGTGTGCATGTCGGCGACCAGCGTGTTGCGGGCGCGACGCGCCGCACAGATGATCGTCGGGGTGGCGCTCGGGATCGTCCTGGGCGCCGGTGTGAATGGCGTGTTGGGTTCCGGCGAGGTCGCGATGGCGGTCGTGGTGTTCGTCGCGCTGTCGATTGCGGTGCTCAGCGCGCGTGGTGTCATCGCGCAAGGCTTGATGTTCGTCAACCAGACTGCCGTCTCCGCCGTGTTGGTCCTGGTGTTTGCCGGTAATGGCGGTGTGGTCGCCGAGCGCCTCTTTGACTCGTTGATCGGGGGTGGCATCGCGCTGGTGTTCGCGATCTTGCTCTTCCCGGCGGACCCGCTGGCCTTGCTGCGCGAGGCCCGCGCCGCCGCGTTGGCCGCCGCGCATGACACACTCACTGATCTCGCCAACACGATGAGCGATCCGCCGAGTGCCCCCGCCGACTGGGCGATGGCGGCGGTTGACCGACTGCATCGTCAGGTGGGCGAGCTCATCGAGGTCCGGGCCACCGCTGCCTTGGTGGTGCGGCGGGCGCCTCGCCGCTGGCGGCTGCGCGGCGCGATGCGCGACATCAACGAACAGGTCGAGCACGTGGGTCTGCTGGTCGGTTCCTTGTTGCATCTGGTTCGTATGATCACCCGACCCGACCGGGGCGAGATTTCCGAACCCGTGCGTTGCGTACTCTCCGATCTCACGGCGGGCGTCGGTCTGGTCGACGCCGATCCCGCGGCGGCGACCGCACGCATGGCGGCGGCATGCCGCCACATCTCGGCGCTGCGGTCGGTCGCCCGGGACCCCGACGAAGTGGTGCTCGCAGATATCGTCCGAGTGTGTGTCAATGACCTGGAACGGGTCATCGAGCATCGCGTCTGATGCCGGCAGTCCGGGTGACTTGGCGGGAAACTCTGCGGGCAGCTTCGTGGGCGCCCGCGTCAACCACGCCTCGGTGATCAGCTCCGTGGGAAAGACGGCAACGCGCTCCCGCTATGGTCGCTTGGTAGCGCATGTGCGGGCTATCACGCCGCCACATCCTCATGTGGTGTGATCAGCCCTGCTCGACCGCAGCTGATGCAGAAAGGCATAGATGTCAGCAGGGAGCTCGTTGTCGTGGCCTTCCGGCTGGTGCCCCCCATTGTCCGGTGGGTCTCCGCCGAGCCCGGCGGTGAGGTGATGGCACCGGAAACTCGCGCAGCCGGCGAAGCGAACGCCCGGGCCAGCCATCGCTACCGAATCACGCACCGCACCGAGTATCGCTACTCCGACATTGTGACCAGCTCGTACGGTCGCGGGTTTCTCACACCGCTGGACTCGCTGCGGCAGCGCTGCATCGCGCATCGGCTCATCATCGACCCGACGCCCGCCGACAGCTCCACCACCCGCGACGCCTACGGCAACATCAGCTCCTATTTCCACGTCACC
It includes:
- a CDS encoding SRPBCC family protein, which encodes MFPCERVDLSFTDPDSGEAPHVFRNSIELAITPEQLFEVFTDAEAWPHWASVITKVTWTSPEPYHAGTTRTVAMRGGIVGNEEFLAWEPCTHMAFRFNECSTQAVAAFAEDYRVEVIPAGCRLTWTMAQKPAGPARLGMYMFRPLLNLGLRRFLRNLRRYTDTRFATATPR
- a CDS encoding oxidoreductase, whose product is MSTTVALVGPGAVGTTVAALLHKAGHSVLLCGRTPRPRHAAIELRPDDADPIVVPGPMHTDPRAVTGPVDVLVLAVKATQIDDARGWLARLCHSHTIVAVLQNGVEQVEHVQPLCPSATVVPAIVWYSAETQPQGWVRLRGPAALVVPTGPAAEKFAQLLRDAGATVDCDPDFLTGAWRKLLLNALAGFMALSGRRSGMFRRDDIAALSRRYLGECLAVARAEGARLGDDAVEEMVDLFQEAPEDMGTSILADRENHQRLEWDLRNGVIVRKARIHGLATPISDVIVPLLAAASDGPG
- the aspS gene encoding aspartate--tRNA ligase, whose translation is MFVLRSHAAGALRDRDAGQQVTLAGWVGRRRDHGGVIFIDLRDSSGVAQVVFRDPAVLAQAHRLRAEFCVAVDGVVEIRPEGNANPEIATGDIEVNATSLTVLGDCAPLPFQLDEPAGEELRLKYRYLDLRRDGPAAAIRLRSKVNAAARAVLSRHDFVEIETPTITRSTPEGARDFLVPARLHPGSFYALPQSPQLFKQLLMVAGMERYYQIARCYRDEDFRADRQPEFTQLDMEMSFVGAEDIIAISEEILTELWALIGYRLPTPIPRISYADAMRRFGSDKPDLRFGLELVECAEFFKDTTFRVFQAPYVGAVVMPGGAAQPRRTLDGWQEWAKQRGHRGLAYVLVGDEASGGALSGPVAKNLSDAERAGLAAHVGAKPGDCIFFSAGPPKSSRALLGAARTEIARRLNLIDPDAWAFVWVVDPPLFEPAEEATAAGDVAVGSGAWTAVHHAFTAPKSEWEGSIESDPGGVLADAYDIVCNGHEIGGGSVRIHRRDVQERVFAVMGLDKADVEEKFGFLLEAFTFGAPPHGGIAFGWDRAIALLAGMESIREVIAFPKTGGGVDPLTDAPAPITAQQRRESGIDAVPQEVHRA
- a CDS encoding nitroreductase family deazaflavin-dependent oxidoreductase, with product MTQQVPDKETIKGFNRDIVDEFRTNDGKVGGQFANADLLVLTATGAKSGQPRVTPLAYFRIDGKLIIIGSFAGSDVDPAWVHNLRANPQAHVEVGTDEFEVAARELPSAERDELFSRITAAAPGFADYQARTNRVIPLFELRRA
- a CDS encoding FUSC family protein yields the protein MSTSLLTAAADEGLAAIRRLRVALWPITQSSVAAGLAWYLTYDLLDHPQPFFAPISAVVCMSATSVLRARRAAQMIVGVALGIVLGAGVNGVLGSGEVAMAVVVFVALSIAVLSARGVIAQGLMFVNQTAVSAVLVLVFAGNGGVVAERLFDSLIGGGIALVFAILLFPADPLALLREARAAALAAAHDTLTDLANTMSDPPSAPADWAMAAVDRLHRQVGELIEVRATAALVVRRAPRRWRLRGAMRDINEQVEHVGLLVGSLLHLVRMITRPDRGEISEPVRCVLSDLTAGVGLVDADPAAATARMAAACRHISALRSVARDPDEVVLADIVRVCVNDLERVIEHRV